A single region of the Candidatus Polarisedimenticolia bacterium genome encodes:
- a CDS encoding D-arabinono-1,4-lactone oxidase, which produces MAARLRNWAGDVRWRPARIDRPGSQEELVACVRRSTMPIRVLGAGHSFTALCATDHQTIRLDRLNGLVSLDREPKEATVWAGTRLRELGPLLARQGLAIENQGDIDTQSLGGVLATGTHGTGARLGCISSQVLELTLVTGAGDSVTLSRRHGERLFRAAAVSLGSLGILSQVRLKVCPVYRLSEVRRRVPLDECLARVAASAARHRHFEFFWFPYSDLALTKTLDRVPAEENPPNRFRPFLTNLLLENLAFWLTCQGSRLRPAWTPAINALCARTLDEAEYLGPPHRIFPSPRLVRFHEMEYAVPADRGPDCVRELREFIIRRRLPVSFPIEYRYVREDDFFLSPFFKRDSATLSINVFHPNSYREYFDGAEAIFQNHAGRPHWGKKHNAGPAYLRRVYPHWDDFLHIREELDPGERFLNPHLRELFLE; this is translated from the coding sequence CGGCGATGTGCGCTGGCGGCCGGCGCGGATCGACCGCCCGGGCAGCCAGGAAGAGCTCGTGGCCTGCGTCCGCCGCTCGACCATGCCCATTCGGGTGCTGGGAGCCGGCCATTCGTTCACCGCGCTTTGCGCGACCGACCACCAGACCATCCGGCTCGACCGGCTCAACGGCCTGGTGTCACTGGACCGCGAGCCGAAGGAGGCGACGGTCTGGGCGGGGACCCGGCTGCGCGAGCTGGGACCGCTGCTCGCCCGCCAGGGCCTTGCCATCGAAAACCAGGGGGACATCGATACCCAGTCCCTGGGCGGGGTCCTGGCCACCGGGACGCACGGCACCGGGGCGCGGCTGGGCTGCATCTCCAGCCAGGTTCTCGAGCTGACCCTGGTCACAGGGGCGGGCGACAGCGTGACCTTGAGCCGCCGGCATGGTGAGCGGCTCTTCCGGGCCGCGGCCGTTTCGCTGGGAAGCCTCGGCATCCTGTCCCAGGTCCGCCTGAAGGTCTGTCCGGTGTACCGACTGTCCGAGGTGCGACGTCGGGTTCCGCTCGACGAGTGCCTGGCCCGCGTCGCCGCCTCCGCCGCCCGACATCGCCACTTCGAGTTCTTCTGGTTTCCCTATTCGGACCTGGCCCTCACCAAGACCCTCGATCGGGTCCCGGCGGAGGAGAATCCTCCGAACCGGTTCCGCCCCTTCCTCACCAACCTGCTCCTGGAGAACCTGGCTTTCTGGCTGACCTGCCAGGGCTCGCGCCTGCGCCCGGCCTGGACACCGGCCATCAACGCCTTGTGCGCCCGCACCCTGGACGAGGCGGAGTATCTGGGCCCGCCCCATCGCATCTTCCCCTCTCCGCGCCTGGTGCGCTTCCACGAGATGGAGTACGCGGTGCCTGCCGACCGCGGCCCCGACTGCGTGCGCGAGCTGCGCGAGTTCATCATCCGCCGGAGGCTGCCGGTGAGCTTCCCCATCGAATACCGGTACGTGCGGGAGGATGATTTTTTCCTGTCCCCCTTTTTCAAACGTGATTCCGCCACACTCTCCATCAATGTCTTTCATCCCAACAGCTACCGGGAGTATTTCGACGGCGCCGAGGCGATCTTTCAGAATCACGCCGGTCGGCCGCACTGGGGCAAGAAGCACAATGCGGGACCCGCCTATCTGCGCCGCGTGTATCCCCACTGGGACGACTTCCTGCACATTCGGGAGGAGCTCGACCCGGGGGAACGATTCCTGAACCCCCACCTGCGCGAGCTGTTTCTTGAATAG